A window of the Microvirga terrae genome harbors these coding sequences:
- the rpoC gene encoding DNA-directed RNA polymerase subunit beta', whose protein sequence is MNQEVMNLFNQTAQPQSFDQIKISIASPEKILSWSYGEIKKPETINYRTFKPERDGLFCARIFGPIKDYECLCGKYKRMKYKGVICEKCGVEVTLARVRRDRMGHIELAAPVAHIWFLKSLPSRIGLLLDMTLKDLERILYFESYIVVDAGLTPMKDRQLLTEEEYIRAQDEYGEDSFTAMIGAEAIRRILQELDLEKTAQEIREEIAVTTSELKPKKLMKRLKIIEAFVQSGNKPEWMIMTVVPVIPPDLRPLVPLDGGRFATSDLNDLYRRVINRNNRLKRLMELRAPDIIVRNEKRMLQEAVDALFDNGRRGRVITGANKRPLKSLADMLKGKQGRFRQNLLGKRVDYSGRSVIVVGPELKLHQCGLPKKMALELFKPFIYAKLDARGLSATVKQAKKLVEKEKPEVWDILDEVIREHPVLLNRAPTLHRLGIQAFEPTLIEGKAIQLHPLVCAAFNADFDGDQMAVHVPLSLEAQLEARVLMMSTNNILHPANGQPIIVPSQDIVLGLYYLSIVSDGQPGQGKAFADMGEIEHALNEKVITLHTKIRYRWEGLGEDGQPVSKIVDTTPGRVMLSRLLPKHPMLPFDVVNKLMTKKEISNMIDAVYRHCGQKESVIFCDRIMGLGFYNAFRAGISFGKDDMVIPENKWEIVEETRALAKDYEQQYQDGLITQGEKYNKVVDAWAKCSDRLAAEMMNRISTVQKDDQGRDKPVNSIYMMSHSGARGSPAQMKQLAAMRGLMAKPSGEIIETPIISNFKEGLDVLEYFNSTHGARKGLADTALKTANSGYLTRRLVDVAQDAVIREPDCGTERGIRMRAIIDAGQVVASLASRILGRSTAEDLVAQDGTIIVPQGTMIEEHHLEAIGAAGIQEVKIRSVLVCESKNGVCATCYGRDLARGTPVNHGEAVGVIAAQSIGEPGTQLTMRTFHIGGAAQIADSSFIESSFEGKIGFRNKNIARNSDGDLVVMGRNVAVVIIGQDGTERAVHRLQYGSRLKVDEGDTIKRGQRIAEWDPYSRPILTEIDGTVGYEDLVDGASMIESMDESTGIAKRVVIDWRGSPRTADLRPAVVIQGAGGKVAKVARGGDARYLLPVDAILASDPGSKVKAGDILARVSTESAKTRDITGGLPRVAELFEARRPKDAAIIAEKSGTIQFGRDYKSKRRLTLNPHDGSEPVEYLIPKGKHIHLQDGDVVEVGDFIVDGNPAPHDILAIKGVEELAAYLVNEIQEVYRLQGVLINDKHIEVIVRQMLQKVEITEGGDSELLNGEQVDRLELEEINERLVAEKKKPAEGVPVLLGITKASLQTRSFISAASFQETTRVLTEAAVNGKVDTLEGLKENVIVGSLIPAGTGALTAQVKAVATHRDELILQQKRSESQAQVSELPPAAE, encoded by the coding sequence ATGAATCAAGAGGTCATGAATCTCTTCAACCAGACGGCCCAGCCGCAGAGCTTCGATCAGATCAAGATCTCGATCGCGAGCCCTGAGAAGATTCTGTCCTGGTCCTATGGCGAGATCAAGAAGCCGGAGACCATCAACTACCGTACGTTCAAGCCCGAGCGCGACGGCTTGTTCTGCGCGCGCATCTTCGGTCCCATCAAGGACTACGAGTGCCTGTGCGGCAAGTACAAGCGCATGAAGTACAAGGGCGTCATCTGTGAGAAGTGCGGCGTCGAGGTGACGCTGGCCCGCGTCCGTCGCGACCGCATGGGCCACATCGAGCTCGCCGCGCCCGTCGCGCATATCTGGTTCCTGAAGTCCCTGCCGAGCCGCATCGGTCTGCTGCTCGACATGACCCTGAAGGATCTGGAGCGCATCCTCTATTTCGAGTCCTACATCGTCGTCGATGCTGGCCTGACGCCCATGAAGGACCGTCAGCTCCTCACTGAGGAGGAGTATATCCGTGCTCAGGACGAGTACGGCGAGGACTCGTTCACGGCCATGATCGGCGCGGAGGCCATCCGCCGGATCCTGCAGGAGCTCGACCTCGAGAAAACCGCGCAGGAGATCCGCGAGGAGATCGCCGTCACCACGTCGGAGCTCAAGCCCAAGAAGCTCATGAAGCGCCTCAAGATCATCGAGGCCTTCGTCCAGTCCGGCAACAAGCCGGAATGGATGATCATGACGGTCGTGCCGGTGATCCCGCCGGATCTGCGTCCGCTCGTGCCGCTCGACGGCGGCCGCTTCGCGACCTCGGACCTGAACGACCTCTATCGCCGCGTCATCAACCGCAACAACCGCCTGAAGCGCTTGATGGAGCTGCGTGCGCCGGACATCATCGTCCGGAACGAGAAGCGCATGCTCCAGGAGGCGGTTGACGCACTGTTCGACAACGGCCGCCGCGGCCGCGTCATCACGGGCGCCAACAAGCGTCCGCTGAAGTCGCTCGCCGACATGCTGAAGGGCAAGCAGGGCCGCTTCCGCCAGAACTTGCTCGGCAAGCGCGTCGACTACTCGGGCCGTTCGGTCATCGTGGTCGGTCCGGAGCTCAAGCTGCACCAGTGCGGCCTGCCGAAGAAGATGGCGCTCGAGCTGTTCAAGCCGTTCATCTATGCCAAGCTCGACGCGCGGGGCCTCTCCGCCACCGTCAAACAGGCGAAGAAGCTCGTCGAGAAGGAGAAGCCGGAAGTCTGGGATATCCTGGACGAGGTCATCCGCGAGCATCCGGTGCTCCTGAACCGCGCCCCGACTCTCCACCGCCTCGGCATCCAGGCCTTCGAGCCCACCCTCATTGAGGGCAAGGCGATCCAGCTGCATCCGCTCGTCTGCGCCGCGTTCAACGCGGACTTCGACGGTGACCAGATGGCCGTCCACGTGCCGCTCTCGCTCGAGGCCCAGCTCGAGGCCCGCGTGCTGATGATGTCGACGAACAACATCCTGCACCCGGCCAACGGTCAGCCGATCATCGTGCCGTCGCAGGACATCGTTCTCGGCCTCTACTATCTCTCCATCGTGTCGGACGGCCAGCCCGGCCAGGGCAAGGCCTTCGCCGACATGGGCGAGATCGAGCACGCCCTGAACGAGAAGGTCATCACGCTCCACACGAAGATCCGCTACCGCTGGGAAGGCCTCGGCGAGGATGGTCAGCCGGTCTCCAAGATCGTCGATACCACCCCCGGCCGCGTGATGCTCTCGCGCCTCCTGCCGAAGCACCCGATGCTCCCCTTCGACGTCGTGAACAAGCTCATGACGAAGAAGGAGATCTCCAACATGATCGATGCCGTCTACCGGCATTGCGGTCAGAAGGAGTCGGTGATCTTCTGCGATCGCATTATGGGTCTCGGCTTCTACAACGCGTTCCGCGCCGGCATCTCGTTCGGCAAGGACGACATGGTGATCCCGGAGAACAAGTGGGAGATCGTCGAGGAGACTCGTGCCCTCGCGAAGGACTACGAGCAGCAGTACCAGGACGGTCTCATCACCCAGGGCGAGAAGTACAACAAGGTTGTCGACGCCTGGGCGAAGTGTTCTGACCGCCTCGCTGCCGAGATGATGAACCGGATCTCGACGGTCCAGAAGGACGATCAGGGTCGCGACAAGCCGGTGAACTCGATCTACATGATGTCCCACTCGGGCGCTCGTGGTTCGCCGGCACAGATGAAGCAGCTCGCGGCGATGCGCGGCCTCATGGCCAAGCCGTCGGGCGAGATCATCGAAACGCCGATTATCTCGAACTTCAAGGAAGGCCTCGACGTTCTCGAGTACTTCAACTCGACTCACGGCGCCCGAAAGGGGCTGGCCGACACCGCGCTCAAGACGGCGAACTCGGGCTACCTGACCCGCCGCCTCGTGGACGTGGCGCAGGACGCGGTCATCCGTGAGCCGGATTGCGGCACCGAGAGGGGAATCCGCATGCGGGCCATCATCGACGCCGGCCAAGTGGTCGCGTCGCTGGCCTCCCGCATCCTCGGCCGCTCGACCGCCGAGGACCTGGTGGCTCAGGACGGCACCATCATCGTGCCCCAGGGCACGATGATTGAGGAGCATCATCTCGAGGCGATCGGCGCTGCCGGCATCCAGGAGGTGAAGATCCGCTCGGTGCTGGTCTGCGAGTCCAAGAACGGCGTCTGCGCCACCTGCTACGGCCGCGACCTGGCCCGGGGCACCCCGGTCAACCACGGCGAGGCGGTAGGCGTCATCGCCGCGCAGTCGATCGGTGAGCCGGGCACGCAGCTGACCATGCGCACCTTCCACATCGGCGGTGCGGCCCAGATCGCGGATTCGTCCTTCATCGAGTCGAGCTTCGAAGGCAAGATCGGCTTCCGCAACAAGAACATTGCGCGCAACTCCGACGGCGACCTCGTCGTCATGGGCCGCAACGTGGCTGTGGTGATCATCGGCCAGGACGGCACCGAGCGGGCGGTTCACCGCCTGCAATACGGTTCCCGTCTGAAGGTCGACGAGGGCGACACGATCAAGCGCGGCCAGCGCATCGCCGAGTGGGACCCCTATTCCCGTCCGATCCTCACGGAGATCGACGGTACGGTGGGCTACGAGGACCTGGTCGACGGCGCATCGATGATCGAGTCGATGGACGAGTCGACCGGCATCGCCAAGCGCGTGGTCATCGACTGGCGCGGATCTCCGCGTACGGCCGATCTGCGTCCGGCGGTGGTCATCCAGGGCGCCGGCGGCAAGGTGGCCAAGGTCGCCCGCGGCGGCGACGCCCGCTACCTGCTGCCCGTCGACGCAATCCTCGCGTCCGATCCGGGCTCGAAGGTCAAGGCCGGCGACATCCTCGCCCGCGTCTCGACCGAGAGCGCCAAGACCCGCGACATCACGGGCGGTCTGCCGCGCGTGGCGGAGCTGTTCGAGGCCCGTCGTCCGAAGGACGCGGCCATCATTGCGGAGAAGTCCGGCACGATCCAGTTCGGCCGCGACTACAAGAGCAAGCGTCGCCTAACGCTGAACCCGCACGATGGCTCCGAGCCGGTGGAGTACCTGATCCCGAAGGGCAAGCACATCCACCTGCAGGACGGCGACGTGGTCGAGGTCGGCGACTTCATCGTCGACGGCAACCCTGCGCCCCATGACATCCTCGCGATCAAGGGCGTCGAGGAGCTGGCTGCCTACTTGGTGAACGAGATCCAGGAGGTCTATCGCCTCCAGGGCGTGCTCATCAACGACAAGCACATCGAGGTGATCGTTCGCCAGATGCTGCAGAAGGTCGAGATCACCGAGGGCGGCGATTCCGAGCTGCTCAACGGCGAGCAGGTCGATCGCCTCGAGTTAGAGGAGATCAACGAGCGTCTCGTGGCCGAGAAGAAGAAGCCCGCCGAAGGCGTGCCGGTTCTGCTCGGTATCACCAAGGCCTCGCTGCAGACCCGCTCCTTCATCTCGGCGGCGTCCTTCCAGGAGACCACCCGCGTCCTTACGGAGGCGGCGGTCAACGGCAAGGTCGATACCCTCGAGGGCCTCAAGGAGAACGTCATCGTCGGCAGCCTGATCCCGGCCGGCACCGGCGCGCTCACCGCTCAGGTCAAGGCCGTCGCGACCCATCGCGACGAGCTGATCCTGCAGCAGAAGCGCTCCGAGTCCCAGGCTCAGGTCAGCGAACTGCCTCCGGCAGCCGAATAA
- the rpsG gene encoding 30S ribosomal protein S7: MSRRHSAEKREIIPDPKFGDIVVTKFMNSIMYDGKKSAAESIVYGAFDSIESRAKANPLEVFKQALDNVAPAIEVRSRRVGGATYQVPVEVRAERRQALAIRWIIQAARGRNDKTMVERLSAELLDASNNRGNAVKKREDTHRMAEANRAFSHYRW, encoded by the coding sequence ATGTCCCGCCGCCACAGCGCCGAAAAGCGTGAGATCATCCCGGATCCGAAGTTCGGGGATATCGTCGTCACCAAGTTCATGAACTCCATCATGTACGACGGCAAGAAGTCTGCTGCCGAGAGCATCGTCTATGGTGCCTTCGACAGCATCGAGAGCCGCGCCAAGGCGAACCCGCTCGAGGTCTTTAAGCAGGCACTCGACAACGTCGCTCCGGCGATCGAGGTCCGTTCCCGCCGCGTCGGCGGTGCGACCTACCAGGTCCCGGTCGAGGTTCGTGCCGAGCGCCGTCAGGCTCTCGCGATCCGCTGGATCATCCAGGCTGCCCGCGGACGCAACGACAAGACCATGGTCGAGCGTCTGTCCGCCGAGCTGCTCGATGCATCCAACAACCGCGGCAACGCCGTGAAGAAGCGCGAAGACACCCACCGTATGGCGGAAGCCAACCGTGCGTTCTCGCACTACCGCTGGTAA
- the rpsL gene encoding 30S ribosomal protein S12 codes for MPTISQLIRKPRTAQKSRNKVPALEACPQKRGVCTRVYTTTPKKPNSALRKVAKVRLTNGFEVIGYIPGEGHNLQEHSVVMIRGGRVKDLPGVRYHILRGVLDTQGVKNRKQRRSKYGAKRPK; via the coding sequence ATGCCAACGATCTCTCAGCTGATCCGCAAGCCGCGGACGGCGCAAAAGAGCCGGAACAAGGTCCCCGCGCTTGAGGCCTGCCCGCAGAAGCGTGGCGTGTGCACGCGCGTTTACACGACGACCCCGAAGAAGCCGAACTCGGCTCTGCGTAAGGTCGCCAAGGTTCGTCTGACGAACGGGTTCGAAGTCATCGGGTACATCCCGGGTGAAGGTCACAACCTTCAGGAGCACTCCGTGGTCATGATCCGCGGCGGCCGCGTGAAGGACCTTCCGGGTGTCCGTTATCACATCCTCCGCGGTGTTCTCGACACCCAGGGCGTGAAGAATCGTAAGCAGCGTCGTTCGAAGTACGGCGCGAAGCGGCCGAAGTAA
- the rpoB gene encoding DNA-directed RNA polymerase subunit beta, translating into MANTLIGRKRIRKFFGKIKEVAEMPNLIEVQKASYDQFLMVEEPKGGRPEEGLQAVFKSVFPISDFSNTALLEFVKYTFEPPKYDVDECRQRGMTFAAPLKVTLRLIVFDVDPDTGARSVKDIKEQDVYMGDMPLMTDNGTFIVNGTERVIVSQMHRSPGVFFDHDKGKTHSSGKLLFAARIIPYRGSWLDIEFDAKDIVYARIDRKRKIPATSLLYALGLDGEEILNTFYNHVIYTRDGDAWSVPFDAERMKGFKASVDLVDAKSGEVVLEAGKKLTARAARQLAEKGLKNLRASDEDLYGQYIGEDLVNPSTGEIYAEAGDEITEKLLKGLEDAGFTEIPVLDIDHVTVGPYIRNTLAIDKASSREDALFDIYRVMRPGEPPILETAEAMFNSLFFDPERYDLSAVGRVKMNMRLDLDAEDTVRTLRREDILAVTKALVDLRDGKGEIDDIDHLGNRRVRSVGELMENQYRLGLLRMERAIKERMSSVDIDTVMPQDLINAKPAAAAVREFFGSSQLSQFMDQTNPLSEVTHKRRLSALGPGGLTRERAGFEVRDVHPTHYGRICPIETPEGPNIGLINSLATFARVNKYGFIETPFRRVRDSRVTDEVIYLSAMEEAKYNIAQANSPLDGQGTLTEELVICRRAGENIVAAPDRVDLMEVSPKQLVSVAAALIPFLENDDANRALMGSNMQRQAVPLVQADAPFVGTGMEAVVARDSGAAIAARRTGVVDQVDATRIVIRATENTDPTRPGVDIYRLQKFQRSNQSTCITQKPLVRAGDLVRKGDIIADGPSTEYGELALGRNVLVAFMPWNGYNFEDSILLSERIVKEDVFTSIHIEEFEVMARDTKLGPEEITRDIPNVSEEALKNLDEAGIVYIGAEVHAGDILVGKITPKGESPMTPEEKLLRAIFGEKASDVRDTSLRVPPGVTGTIVEVRVFNRHGVDKDERAQAIEREEIERLAKDRDDEQAILDRNTYARLAEILSGRSAVAGPKGFKKDTQISRELLNEYPRSQWWQFAVEDDALMTEIEAMQKQYDESKKRLEQRFLDKVEKLQRGDELPPGVMKMVKVFVAVKRKIQPGDKMAGRHGNKGVVSRIVPIEDMPFLEDGTHADIVLNPLGVPSRMNVGQILETHLGWAAAGLGKQVAQAVDAYMKSGKSQGLREQLVSIYGNLPEIEEASDEELVELGNKLRRGVPFATPVFDGAKEADIEAMLEKAGLNPSGQVTLYDGRTGESFDRKVTVGYIYMLKLHHLVDDKIHARSIGPYSLVTQQPLGGKAQFGGQRFGEMEVWALEAYGAAYTLQEMLTVKSDDVAGRTKVYEAIVRGDDTFESGIPESFNVLVKEMRSLGLNVELTNSKRAANEQEQLPPSEAAE; encoded by the coding sequence ATGGCCAACACACTGATCGGCCGGAAGCGCATTCGCAAGTTCTTCGGGAAAATCAAGGAAGTGGCGGAGATGCCGAACCTGATCGAGGTTCAGAAGGCATCCTACGACCAGTTCCTGATGGTCGAAGAACCAAAGGGTGGCCGGCCGGAAGAGGGCTTGCAAGCCGTCTTCAAATCGGTTTTCCCGATTTCGGACTTTTCGAATACTGCCCTGCTCGAGTTCGTGAAATACACGTTCGAGCCGCCGAAATATGACGTGGACGAGTGCCGTCAGCGGGGCATGACCTTCGCTGCGCCGCTCAAGGTCACGCTGCGCCTCATCGTGTTCGATGTGGACCCGGACACCGGCGCCCGCTCCGTGAAGGACATCAAGGAGCAGGACGTCTACATGGGCGACATGCCGCTCATGACGGATAACGGCACCTTCATCGTGAACGGCACCGAGCGCGTCATCGTCTCCCAGATGCACCGCTCCCCGGGCGTGTTCTTCGACCACGACAAGGGCAAGACGCACTCCTCGGGCAAGCTGCTGTTCGCCGCCCGCATCATCCCCTATCGCGGGTCCTGGCTCGACATCGAGTTCGACGCCAAGGACATCGTCTATGCACGTATCGACCGCAAGCGCAAGATCCCGGCCACGTCGCTGCTCTACGCCCTGGGACTCGACGGGGAGGAGATCCTCAACACCTTCTACAACCACGTCATCTACACCCGCGACGGCGACGCCTGGTCGGTGCCGTTCGACGCCGAGCGCATGAAGGGCTTCAAGGCCTCCGTGGACCTGGTCGACGCCAAGTCCGGAGAGGTCGTGCTCGAGGCCGGCAAGAAGCTGACGGCGCGCGCCGCCCGCCAGCTCGCCGAGAAGGGCCTCAAGAACCTGCGCGCCTCGGACGAAGACCTGTACGGCCAGTACATCGGCGAAGACCTCGTGAACCCCTCGACGGGCGAAATCTACGCCGAAGCGGGTGACGAGATCACCGAGAAGCTGCTCAAGGGTCTGGAGGATGCCGGGTTCACCGAAATCCCGGTGCTCGACATCGACCACGTCACGGTCGGTCCGTACATCCGCAACACCCTTGCCATCGACAAGGCTTCCTCCCGCGAGGACGCCCTGTTCGACATCTACCGCGTCATGCGTCCGGGCGAGCCGCCGATCCTCGAGACGGCGGAAGCCATGTTCAACTCGCTGTTCTTCGATCCCGAGCGCTACGACCTCTCGGCGGTCGGCCGCGTGAAGATGAACATGCGCCTCGACCTCGACGCCGAGGACACCGTGCGCACCCTGCGCCGCGAGGACATCCTGGCGGTCACGAAGGCGCTCGTGGACCTGCGCGACGGCAAGGGCGAGATCGACGACATCGACCACCTCGGCAACCGCCGCGTGCGTTCGGTCGGCGAGCTCATGGAGAACCAGTACCGCCTGGGTCTGCTCCGCATGGAGCGCGCGATCAAGGAGCGCATGTCCTCCGTCGATATCGACACGGTCATGCCGCAGGACCTGATCAACGCGAAGCCGGCGGCTGCCGCGGTGCGCGAGTTCTTCGGATCTTCGCAGCTGTCGCAGTTCATGGACCAGACGAACCCGCTGTCCGAAGTCACGCACAAGCGTCGCCTTTCGGCCCTCGGCCCGGGTGGTCTGACCCGCGAGCGCGCCGGATTCGAGGTGCGCGACGTGCACCCGACGCACTATGGCCGCATCTGCCCGATCGAGACGCCGGAAGGCCCGAACATCGGTCTGATCAACTCGCTCGCGACCTTCGCCCGCGTCAACAAGTACGGCTTCATCGAGACGCCGTTCCGCCGCGTCCGCGACAGCCGCGTGACGGACGAGGTGATCTACCTCTCCGCCATGGAGGAGGCGAAGTACAACATCGCCCAGGCCAACTCGCCGCTCGACGGCCAGGGGACCCTGACGGAAGAGCTCGTGATCTGCCGCCGTGCCGGTGAAAACATCGTGGCGGCTCCCGATCGCGTCGACCTGATGGAAGTGTCGCCGAAGCAGCTCGTGTCGGTGGCGGCCGCGCTCATCCCGTTCCTCGAGAACGACGACGCGAACCGCGCCCTCATGGGCTCGAACATGCAGCGCCAGGCCGTGCCTCTGGTCCAGGCGGACGCTCCGTTCGTCGGCACCGGCATGGAGGCCGTCGTGGCCCGCGACTCGGGTGCCGCCATCGCGGCCCGCCGCACCGGCGTGGTCGACCAGGTGGACGCGACCCGTATCGTGATCCGCGCGACGGAGAACACCGATCCGACCCGTCCGGGCGTCGACATCTACCGCCTGCAGAAGTTCCAGCGCTCCAACCAGTCGACCTGCATCACGCAGAAGCCGCTGGTGCGTGCCGGCGACCTCGTGCGCAAGGGCGACATCATCGCCGACGGTCCCTCGACCGAATACGGCGAGCTGGCGCTCGGCCGGAACGTGCTCGTCGCGTTCATGCCGTGGAACGGCTACAACTTCGAAGACTCGATCCTGCTCTCCGAGCGGATCGTGAAGGAAGACGTCTTCACCTCGATCCATATCGAAGAGTTCGAGGTGATGGCCCGTGATACGAAGCTGGGTCCTGAGGAGATCACGCGCGACATTCCGAACGTGTCGGAGGAGGCGCTGAAGAACCTCGACGAGGCCGGCATCGTGTATATCGGGGCCGAAGTCCATGCGGGCGACATCCTGGTCGGCAAGATCACCCCGAAGGGCGAGAGCCCGATGACGCCGGAAGAGAAGCTTCTGCGCGCCATCTTCGGCGAGAAGGCCTCGGACGTCCGCGACACCTCGCTGCGCGTGCCCCCGGGCGTGACCGGCACCATCGTGGAAGTCCGCGTCTTCAACCGTCACGGCGTCGACAAGGACGAGCGCGCCCAGGCCATCGAGCGCGAGGAGATCGAGCGTCTCGCGAAGGACCGCGACGACGAGCAGGCGATCCTCGATCGCAACACCTATGCGCGTTTGGCCGAGATCCTCTCGGGCCGGAGCGCCGTTGCGGGCCCGAAGGGCTTCAAGAAGGACACGCAGATCAGCCGCGAGCTCCTCAACGAGTACCCGCGGTCGCAGTGGTGGCAGTTCGCGGTCGAAGACGATGCTCTGATGACCGAGATCGAGGCCATGCAGAAGCAGTACGACGAGTCGAAGAAGCGCCTCGAGCAGCGCTTCCTCGACAAGGTCGAGAAGCTGCAGCGCGGCGACGAGCTGCCTCCGGGCGTCATGAAGATGGTCAAGGTCTTCGTGGCTGTGAAGCGCAAGATCCAGCCCGGCGACAAGATGGCCGGCCGTCACGGCAACAAGGGTGTCGTGTCGCGGATCGTGCCGATCGAGGACATGCCGTTCCTGGAGGACGGCACCCACGCGGACATCGTGCTCAACCCGCTGGGCGTGCCGAGCCGCATGAACGTGGGCCAGATCCTCGAAACGCACCTGGGCTGGGCTGCCGCCGGTCTCGGCAAGCAGGTCGCGCAGGCCGTCGACGCCTACATGAAGTCGGGCAAGTCGCAGGGTCTGCGGGAGCAGCTGGTGTCGATCTACGGCAACCTGCCGGAGATCGAGGAGGCTTCGGACGAGGAACTCGTCGAGCTCGGCAACAAGCTGCGCCGCGGCGTCCCCTTCGCCACGCCCGTCTTCGATGGTGCCAAGGAGGCGGATATCGAGGCGATGCTCGAGAAGGCCGGCCTCAACCCGTCGGGTCAGGTGACGCTCTATGACGGACGCACGGGCGAGTCGTTCGACCGCAAGGTGACCGTGGGCTACATCTACATGCTGAAGCTCCACCACCTCGTGGACGACAAGATCCACGCCCGCTCGATCGGCCCCTACAGCCTCGTCACCCAGCAGCCGCTGGGCGGCAAGGCCCAGTTCGGCGGCCAGCGTTTCGGCGAGATGGAGGTCTGGGCTCTGGAAGCGTACGGCGCCGCCTACACGCTCCAGGAAATGCTCACGGTCAAATCGGACGACGTGGCCGGCCGTACGAAGGTCTACGAGGCCATCGTGCGCGGCGACGACACCTTCGAGTCGGGCATTCCGGAGAGCTTCAACGTTCTCGTGAAGGAAATGCGCTCGCTCGGCTTGAATGTGGAGCTGACCAACTCCAAGCGCGCCGCCAACGAGCAGGAGCAGCTGCCTCCGTCCGAGGCCGCCGAATAA